One Corynebacterium aurimucosum genomic window, CGAATTCACGGCAGTGACGGTCTTCGCTCCCTCCCTCATCCTCATTTTGGCCTTCACCATCTTCGGTGGCACAGCCATCACCTTTAAGCGCGAGAACCTGCCCAACTTTGATGGCTCCGCCTCCGGCGAACAGGTGCTCTTCGCCATGTTCGACAACCTGCCGCTGAGCAGCATCACACCCTTCATTTTGATCCTGGTGCTGGCGGTCTTCTTCATCACCTCCGCCGATTCCGCTTCGGTCATCATGGGAACCATGTCCTCCAAGGGAAACCCTGCCCCCAACAAGTTCATCGTCATTTTCTGGGGCCTGTGCATGATGGGCATTGCCGTAGTCATGCTGCTGACCGGCGGCGAAGACGTACTCACCGGCCTGCAGAACCTGACCATCCTGTCTGCCCTGCCCTTCTGCATCGTGCTGCTCGTCATGATGGTGGCCTTCATCAAGGACCTGCGCTCCGACCCGATGTTCATCCGCCGCGCCTACGCGCGTGCCGCGGTGGAAAACGCCGTCGTGCGCGGCATCGAGGAGCACGGCGATGACTTCGAGCTCACCGTCGAGCATGCAGACGAAGGCCGCGGTGCCGGCTCCGACTTCGACTCCTCAGCGCACCGCTATACGGACTGGTACCAGCGCACCGATGAAAAGGGCGAGAATGTAGACTACGACTTCGGCACCGATACCTGGGCCGATGGCTACGAGCCAGACGCCGAGCAGAAGGAGAAATAAATGGGGTTGCCTGAAAACGTCGTCCTCGACGGCTACACCCTCATCGAGCAGCATGAAATCGACCACGAGTTTCTCATCAACGGCTCCCCGCTCACCGCGACAACTCCCGTTCTTTTCGCACTCAGCATCGGCGGCATGCTCCTCGTGGCCGCGAGCTTCTTTCTGCGCGGTACCCGCCGCTTTATCACCGGCCTCCTCGGCGCAGTGCTGACTCTCACGAAGCTGTGGTGGATGCCCATCGCGCTTGCCCGCCAGTTCGACGACGGCCAGGTCTTCGGCTATACGCTCAAGTACTACCCCCAATACTGGCCCGTAGCATCCATCATCGTGGTCGGCATCGCGTTAATCGGCCTGGTCTCCGCGTTTTTCTTCCGGCGCTAACGCGACTCCAACACCGCGATCGCAATGTGCACCCGATTGGTACCGCCCAGTTTGTCCAAGATGTGCTTGATATGGGTCTTAACCGTGGTCACGGAGACGTAGAGCTGTCCGGCAATCTCCTGGTTGTCTAGACCCTGGGCCACGAGTTGCGCCACGCTGTTCTTCCTGCGCCGCCGGCCGGGAATTGCGCACGGCGTGGTGTGGGACTTTGCCGTCTCCGGGCTCGCGGTGGAGCTCAATACAAACATGACCCACCTTCTCGCGCGCGGGCCTAGAGTGGCTGGACAGTGCGGGTTACGCTCCCTTCAATGAGGAAGTTCGGATACCGCCGGCGCGATCTCAGCGGTGGTCATCCGATTGGTATCCAACCCGCTCTCCCACTCGCTGTTCACCGGTCTTAGCGCCTATGGCCGATCCCAGAAACAGCCTGTGCGCTGGCTCATTGCTGCCATCGCGGTGCACGTGACGAACAACCTCTTCCCGTCGCTAAGCACCGCGTTCGACGACGCCATCTGGCCCCTCCTCGCCGGCATGGTCGTCGTGCTAGCCGTGTGGATAGCCACCATCTGGGGTGTTATTGCGCTGCGGAAGAAGGCGGCTGCGCATTCGCCCCTGTCCCCTGCACCGGCGCGCGCATAGCCTTCGTGGCCGGGGAGGGATGAGCGTCCTCGGCGGCGAGGCGCTCAAAGGCCACCGCCGCCAGGGCTGCGGCTTGGTCTCCCAGGACCGAATCATCGAAGCGCACCAGCGGTGAGTGGTTCCACTCGCGCATGTGCTCCGGGGTGTGCGGATCTCCCGTACCGAACCACATGAAGGTGCCCGGAACCTGGGATAACACCGCGCCGAAGTCCTCCGAGGCCATCATCGGGGTGTCCATGGTCAGCACATTTTCCGCACCGAACATGCCTGCCCACAACGACGCCGCGAACTGATCCTCGCGTTGTGAGGTCTTCGTCGCCGAATACAAAACCTCAAAGTCCACCTTTGCGGTACAACGATGCGAGGCCGCCACGGAGCTTGAGACCTCGATGATCATTTGGCGGACGGCATCGATGTGTTCGTCGCGAAGCACGCGCACCGTCGCGCCCAGCTCCGCCTTGTCCGGGATGACGTTGACCGCGCCGTCGCCCGCGCGCAAGTTGGTCACCGTGATGACAATCGGCGAGTTCGCGTCGAAGCGCCGGGTCAGCGCCACCTGCAGCGCCACCTGGATCTCCGCCAAGGCCGCGACGGGATCGATAGCATCATGTGGGCGCGAGCCATGCCCACCTTTGCCGTAGACGGTAATCCCTAGGTTGGACGACGAGGCCATCATCGGGCCGGCGATGTGGTGGAAGGTGCCCCGATCCTGCGGGCCGACGTGCAAACCGTAGGCGGCGATGGGGCGGCGGCCAGCAGCGTCGAGCACGCCCTCATCAATCATCGGCTGCGCACCACCCGGGCCTTCCTCGCCCGGCTGGAACATGAAGATGACATCGCCCAACAGCTCCTCGCGGTGGCGGCAGAGCATCTTGACCGCGCCGATCAGCCCGGCCGTGTGCAGGTCGTGGCCGCAGGCGTGCATGTTGTTATTCGTCGAAGCGAAAGGGCTGCCCGTCTGCTCGCGCACCGGAAGACCATCCATGTCCGCGCGCAGCAGCACCGAGACGGGACGCTCTCCGCGCTTGCCGCCGCGCAGCACCGCGACGACGGAGCTCAAGTCGCGCCCGAGCTGGATCTCCAGCGGTAGCCCTTTAAGAGCTTCGAGCACCTTCTCCTGCGTGCGCGGCAGGTGCAGCCCGACCTCCGGGTTCTGGTGCATATCGCGACGGAACTCCTGCAACTCCGGAAGCAGCTCCCAGCCTTCCTCCACGAACACTTGGCTGGCCAAACGCTCCCCCAGCTTGGCCGAAACCATCGGAAGCGGTGGCAGTTGCTGACGGTGGCGCGGTGCCATCTTCATGGTGTCATCCTTTCCGAGCATGTGCGCCGAGCATACCGGAAACTGTATTAAAGTAACGGTCTATGAAGCTTCTCTCTGCGCTTTTGAGCAGCGCACTTCTCATGTCTTCTGCCCCTGCTTACCAGGAATCCAGCCGCCATGAGCAATCCTCTCGCTGGGGCGTGGACGCAACGTTCAGCATCCTCAACGCCATGGGTTCCTCCTCGCACCTTCTCACCGATTTGTTCACATCGGAACAGGAGGGCTATCCGTACCCGGTGGATGCGTCGATAAGCACGGCGTCCGTTGTCTCCCGCACCCCGACCGATGAGCCTGGCCGGGAAAAGTGGCTCGTGGCCTCGCCGTCCATGGGACGTGAGATTCCCGTCGACGTCGTCCTCGGCAGCGGCGGCCCGGTGGTGTACTTCCTGGAAGGTGTCGACTCCCCGGAAACCTCCAACTGGATCACCAAGGGGCATGTGCAGCGCGTCTTCGGTGAGTCCGACGCCAGCATCGTCATCCCCTCCCAAGGCGCTGGTTCCATGTGGACGGACTGGAATCAGGACGACCCCAAGCTGGGCCGCAACAAATGGAACACCTTCGTCACGCAGGAGCTTGCGCCGGTGGTTGAGGCGGAGCTGAACCACAACGGCAAGCGCGGGATCATCGGCTTGTCGATGGGCGCGTCCGGCGCGGTCATGATGGCCAACAACCACCCGGGATTCTTCGATGCGGTGGCGGGGATTTCCGGTTGCTATTCCACGACGAGCACGGTGGGTCAAGGAACGGTTGACCTGACGGTGGGCAGCCTCGGTGGCAACCCACGGAACATGTGGGGCCCGCACGGCTCGCCGGACTGGCTGCGCAATGATGTCGCAGCGAACCCGGAGGGGCTGCGCGGTACGACGCTGTATCTCTCCGCTGCCACTGGCGCGTGGACGGATGAGGAGATGGCGGCCTACCCCGACAAATCCCTCGACGATCGCATTGGCGGAACCTTGTTGGAGGCCGGCTCAAAGCGGTGCACGGAGGAGTTTTCCGCCGCGCTTGACGACGCCTCCCTCCCCCACACCACCGACTACCTCGACGCCGGGGTGCACGACTGGGTGATGTTTGGCAAGCAATTGCAGCCGGCGTGGGACGCGATTAAACCGGCGCTGTACTAGCGACGACCCCACCGCCCAAGCCTGTCGGCCCGAAAGGCTCTCCCCTTTCTGAGGCCTATCTCCCGTCCCCCCAGTCACCGTTCAGCCAGCCCTAGCCAACCCTCTCTCCGCCCTTGGTCGGTGTTTCATCCCGTCTGTGAGCAGGTTATTTGCTCTTCCGGTTGCGGGGTGGCTAGACCTGTTTTAGTCTCTGTGCCCATGGGGGATATCGAAACCTACCTCCGCCTACGCAACTCGGGGATTGCGCTGGTGGAACATATACCTGGCACACCCGATGAGCTCCGCGCGCTCGGCGCGGATGCCGCCGATGCCACCGAACTTGCCGGCCTACACCAGGTCTACTTCGGCCCCACCCGCTTTAGCGGCAAACAACGCAAAGCCCGCCACGCAGCACTCGCCCAGAAACACAGCCTCGGCACCCTCACACTGATTGAAACCTACACCGCACGCGTGAAAAAGACCCTGGATGCCTGGAACCTCCGCGCAAAACTCGCCGCCACACCCGCACACCGCATCCCACATGTTGCCGCCGCACGGCTTAAAGAACTGCGTGCTAAAAGAACCGCCAAACCAGGCGTGCGCATCACCTACAGATCCGAAGGCCCCAACACGCTCTCCATTACCGACGATGCCACCACGATTGCCAACATGCGCGCAATCTTAGAATCCACCAACACCACCGACCTCCTTCAAGCCGCCAATGACGTCTTCTTCAAAGAAGGCACTGGATCCACACCCGCGGTGCGCACCCAAGTCATCGTCACATTAAAT contains:
- a CDS encoding M20 metallopeptidase family protein, which gives rise to MKMAPRHRQQLPPLPMVSAKLGERLASQVFVEEGWELLPELQEFRRDMHQNPEVGLHLPRTQEKVLEALKGLPLEIQLGRDLSSVVAVLRGGKRGERPVSVLLRADMDGLPVREQTGSPFASTNNNMHACGHDLHTAGLIGAVKMLCRHREELLGDVIFMFQPGEEGPGGAQPMIDEGVLDAAGRRPIAAYGLHVGPQDRGTFHHIAGPMMASSSNLGITVYGKGGHGSRPHDAIDPVAALAEIQVALQVALTRRFDANSPIVITVTNLRAGDGAVNVIPDKAELGATVRVLRDEHIDAVRQMIIEVSSSVAASHRCTAKVDFEVLYSATKTSQREDQFAASLWAGMFGAENVLTMDTPMMASEDFGAVLSQVPGTFMWFGTGDPHTPEHMREWNHSPLVRFDDSVLGDQAAALAAVAFERLAAEDAHPSPATKAMRAPVQGTGANAQPPSSAAQ
- a CDS encoding HNH endonuclease signature motif containing protein; amino-acid sequence: MGDIETYLRLRNSGIALVEHIPGTPDELRALGADAADATELAGLHQVYFGPTRFSGKQRKARHAALAQKHSLGTLTLIETYTARVKKTLDAWNLRAKLAATPAHRIPHVAAARLKELRAKRTAKPGVRITYRSEGPNTLSITDDATTIANMRAILESTNTTDLLQAANDVFFKEGTGSTPAVRTQVIVTLNELDQIISGEGDEIELNLTNGARMTGAEFLTHTFAEIGYATIVHPLDGPINTWRLSRGANLNQRLSLHAEFHTCSRPGCNKPADYCQVHHLIPWQAGGFTNIKNLTFLCAYHNGINDDDPSRPTGRGYMYRLNTGVSFIPPWGAPITAMPEYQEGT
- a CDS encoding response regulator transcription factor, which translates into the protein MFVLSSTASPETAKSHTTPCAIPGRRRRKNSVAQLVAQGLDNQEIAGQLYVSVTTVKTHIKHILDKLGGTNRVHIAIAVLESR
- a CDS encoding alpha/beta hydrolase — translated: MKLLSALLSSALLMSSAPAYQESSRHEQSSRWGVDATFSILNAMGSSSHLLTDLFTSEQEGYPYPVDASISTASVVSRTPTDEPGREKWLVASPSMGREIPVDVVLGSGGPVVYFLEGVDSPETSNWITKGHVQRVFGESDASIVIPSQGAGSMWTDWNQDDPKLGRNKWNTFVTQELAPVVEAELNHNGKRGIIGLSMGASGAVMMANNHPGFFDAVAGISGCYSTTSTVGQGTVDLTVGSLGGNPRNMWGPHGSPDWLRNDVAANPEGLRGTTLYLSAATGAWTDEEMAAYPDKSLDDRIGGTLLEAGSKRCTEEFSAALDDASLPHTTDYLDAGVHDWVMFGKQLQPAWDAIKPALY